A single window of Trachemys scripta elegans isolate TJP31775 chromosome 18, CAS_Tse_1.0, whole genome shotgun sequence DNA harbors:
- the LOC117867647 gene encoding apoptosis-inducing factor 3-like yields the protein MDTEDSITEQVCQESDVQDGELREVEVAGHTVLLVRNKMEFSAVGSKCTHAGASLSKGVLAGNRLRCPWHGACFNIRTGDIEEYPTLDCLPCFKVRVEDGKVFITAKKKDLESDRKLKAMSERCRSNKNTMLLLGGGTAALVCAETLRQEGFTGRIIMVTKEKHVPYDRTQLSKAMDKTLESIYLRQQDFFEAHGIEVWTDKEVVSVDTQGQKAHFQDGAFQRYDQLLIATGSSPRQLQCPGSDLENVCSLQTPEDANRILHLATGKRVVILGASFIGMEVAAFLSDKASTICVVEREEFPFQAVLGPQVGGVAMKMLQNKRVKFYMKAEISELQGKNRKVTEAVLASGEKLPADVVVVGIGVASNSAFLKDTSIAMDRRGAILVDLFMQTNVPRVFAAGDVTSFPVTLFGGMTATIRHWQIAQAHGHIAALNMLKKQKALHTVPFFWTSLLGKSIRYAGYGKGYTETVVKGDLEQLKFLVFYIKDDYVIAVASLNFDPMVSLVAEVMYSGRQISKAEAQSSDITWMKQA from the exons ATGGACACTGAAGACAGCATCACAGAGCAGGTCTGCCAGGAGTCAGACGTCCAGGATGGCGA gctgcgggaagtggaggTTGCAGGCCACACGGTGCTGCTGGTGAGGAATAAGATGGAGTTCAGTGCTGTGGGGAGCAAGTGCACACACGCCGGAGCCTCTCTCAGCAAAG GAGTCTTGGCGGGTAACAGACTGCGCTGTCCCTGGCATGGCGCCTGCTTCAATATCAGAACTGGAGACATTGAGGAGTACCCAACTCTGGACTGTCTTCCCTGCTTTAAG GTGCGAGTGGAAGACGGGAAGGTATTTATTACTGCAAAAAAAAAG GACCTTGAAAGTGACCGAAAGCTGAAGGCCATGAGTGAGAGATGCAGGAGCAACAAGAACACAATGCTGCTCCTGGGTGGAG GTACAGCTGCACTGGTCTGTGCAGAAACACTTCGTCAGGAAGGCTTTACAGGCAGGATCATCATGGTAACCAAAGAAAAGCATGTCCCATATGACAGGACCCAACTAAGCAAG GCGATGGATAAGACACTAGAGAGCATTTACCTGAGGCAGCAGGACTTCTTTGAGGCTCATGGCATAGAAGTTTGGACTGACAAAGAG GTGGTGTCCGTGGACACGCAGGGGCAGAAAGCCCACTTCCAGGATGGGGCCTTCCAGAGGTACGACCAGCTCCTCATTGCGACAGGCAGCAG CCCCAGGCAGCTCCAGTGCCCCGGCTCAGACCTGGAGAACGTGTGTTCCCTGCAAACCCCAGAGGATGCTAACAGGATTCTCCACCTAGCAACTGGCAAGAGGGTGGTGATTCTAGGCGCTTCATTCATTG GGATGGAGGTTGCTGCCTTCCTTTCAGACAAGGCCAGCACCATCTGCGTGGTGGAAAGAGAGGAGTTCCCCTTCCAGGCAGTGCTGGGGCCTCAGGTCGGAGGTGTTGCCATGAAG ATGCTGCAGAATAAAAGAGTGAAATTCTACATGAAGGCTGAAATCTCTGAGCTGCAAGGAAAGAACAGAAAG GTTACAGAGGCTGTTCTGGCCAGTGGAGAGAAGCTACCTGcagatgtggtggtggtgggaatag GTGTCGCCTCCAACTCAGCTTTCCTGAAGGACACTTCAATTGCTATGGACCGTAGAGGCGCCATCCTGGTGGATTTG TTCATGCAAACCAACGTCCCAAGAGTCTTTGCTGCTGGAGATGTGACTTCATTTCCAGTCACACTGTTCGGTGGGATGACCGCCACCATCCGTCACTGGCAGATAGCACAGGCTCATG GTCACATTGCTGCTTTAAACATGCTGAAGAAGCAGAAGGCATTGCACACCGTTCCTTTCTTTTGGACCTCGCTGCTTGGAAAAAGCATCCGCTAtgcag GCTATGGGAAAGGATACACCGAGACTGTCGTGAAGGGAGATCTGGAGCAGCTGAAGTTCTTGGTCTTTTACATCAA GGATGATTATGTGATTGCCGTTGCCAGCCTGAACTTTGACCCCATGGTCTCCCTGGTAGCTGAGGTCATGTACTCCGGCAGACAAATCTCAAAAGCAGAGGCCCA GTCCTCTGATATAACCTGGATGAAGCAAGCCTAA